Proteins from a genomic interval of Capsicum annuum cultivar UCD-10X-F1 chromosome 4, UCD10Xv1.1, whole genome shotgun sequence:
- the LOC107866900 gene encoding probable alkaline/neutral invertase B, translating into MPSPVDVSQNGNVRHVEATPSLFEIEEDLARLLERPRQVNIERKRSFDERSFSEMSMTHSPPRQVYKNSENSSRVFDNMVGVYSPGRWSGINTPRSTFGFEPHPIIGEAWEALRRSIVNFRDQPVGTIAAIDNSAEELNYDQVFVRDFVPSALAFLMNGEPDIVKNFLLKTLRLQSREKKIDQFKLGDGVMPASFKVSHDPVRNYETITADFGESAIGRVAPVDSGFWWIILLRAYTKSTGDTSLAEMPECQRGIRLILELCLSEGFDTFPTLLCADGCSMIDRRMGVYGYPIEIQALFFMALRCALLLLKHDEENRECCDAIIKRLHALSYHMRSYFWLDIKQLNDIYRYKTEEYSHTAVNKFNVMPDSLPEWVFDFMPSRGGYFIGNVSPAHMDFRWFCLGNCIAILSSLATPEQASAIMDLLESRWQELVGEMPLKICYPAMEGHEWRIVTGCDPKNTSWSYHNGGSWPVLLWLLTAAAVKTGRPLIARRAIELAESRLLKDSWPEYYDGKLGRFIGKQARKFQTWSIAGYLVARMMLEDPSHLGMIALEEDKQMKPTMKRSASWTC; encoded by the exons ATGCCTAGCCCTGTGGATGTGTCTCAAAATGGGAATGTAAGACACGTTGAAGCTACTCCATCGTTGTTTGAAATTGAGGAAGATTTGGCTAGATTGCTGGAAAGACCAAGACAGGTTAATATAGAAAGGAAGAGGTCATTCGATGAAAGATCTTTCAGCGAAATGTCGATGACTCATTCACCCCCACGCCAGGTGTACAAAAATTCGGAGAACTCTTCTCGTGTTTTTGATAATATGGTTGGAGTGTATTCGCCAGGAAGGTGGTCTGGAATAAACACTCCCAGATCAACCTTCGGAtttgagccacatcctataataGGCGAAGCATGGGAAGCTTTGAGGCGTTCTATTGTTAACTTCCGAGATCAACCTGTGGGAACTATTGCTGCTATAGATAATTCTGCTGAGGAACTTAACTATGACCAG GTTTTTGTCAGAGATTTTGTCCCTAGTGCTTTGGCATTCTTGATGAATGGTGAACCTGATATAGTAAAAAACTTTCTTTTGAAAACTTTGCGCCTCCAATCTCGGGAGAAGAAGATAGACCAGTTCAAGTTGGGGGATGGAGTTATGCCTGCAAGTTTTAAAGTATCCCATGACCCTGTTAGGAACTATGAGACCATAACTGCAGATTTTGGTGAAAGTGCTATTGGTAGAGTTGCTCCTGTTGATTCTGGCTTTTGGTGGATTATACTACTTCGTGCATACACAAAGTCTACAGGGGACACTTCTTTGGCTGAGATGCCAGAATGCCAAAGGGGTATAAGGCTAATTCTTGAATTATGTCTTTCTGAAGGTTTTGATACATTTCCGACCCTTCTGTGTGCTGATGGATGTTCTATGATTGATCGCAGAATG GGTGTCTACGGTTATCCTATTGAAATACAAGCACTTTTCTTTATGGCCTTGAGATGTGCCCTGCTTCTCCTCAAACACGACGAAGAAAACCGAGAGTGTTGTGATGCAATAATTAAACGCCTTCATGCTTTGAGCTATCACATGAGAAGTTACTTTTGGCTCGACATAAAACAACTGAATGATATATACCGGTACAAAACGGAAGAGTACTCTCATACTGCCGTAAACAAGTTTAATGTGATGCCAGATTCCCTCCCAGAGTGGGTTTTCGATTTCATGCCAAGTCGTGGTGGTTACTTCATCGGAAATGTTAGTCCTGCTCACATGGACTTCCGTTGGTTTTGTTTGGGTAACTGTATTGCAATCTTGTCGTCTTTGGCTACACCTGAGCAAGCTTCTGCCATAATGGATCTCCTTGAATCAAGATGGCAAGAGCTAGTTGGAGAAATGCCGCTGAAAATTTGTTATCCCGCTATGGAAGGTCATGAATGGAGAATTGTAACAGGATGTGATCCTAAAAACACTAGTTGGAGTTACCACAATGGTGGATCTTGGCCAG TTCTTCTGTGGCTCCTTACTGCAGCAGCTGTTAAGACTGGTCGACCCCTAATAGCACGACGGGCCATTGAACTAGCTGAATCACGTTTACTAAAAGATAGCTGGCCGGAGTATTATGATGGAAAGCTTGGTCGATTTATTGGAAAGCAGGCCCGTAAGTTCCAGACATGGTCCATTGCAGGTTACTTGGTAGCTAGAATGATGCTGGAAGATCCATCTCACTTGGGAATGATAGCACTTGAAGAAGATAAACAGATGAAGCCTACCATGAAAAGATCTGCTTCTTGGACCTGTTAA